The Imtechella halotolerans DNA window TGCCTCAACTACATTTACCGGCAACTGTTCTTTAATAAAACTCTTTCGGATATATTCCTGAATACCTTGATAAAATCTATGGTCACTACCTAAATAGGTGTCTAAAGCAATAAGTAAAAGGCTGTCAGCATAAACAGTCCTCATTTGGTAATCGACATCTGAAGTAAGTGTTACGACAGTAGGCACATTAAATTCAGGAAAATAAAACTTTGTATACTTAAAGATTGATTCAATTTGATCGACCTCCTCTTTAAAGTCAGGAAAGACCTTCTGTACTTCTGAGTATAACTCCAATTGCAAAGTATCACTCATTCTGGTATACCATATACTATCCGAATATTGCTTTGGAAAGAAATAGGGATACCTTTCTTTAAGTTGCGGTAATTTCTCTGGAGAAGATTCAAAAAATAACTTTTCAAAACGAATCACTCTAGTTTCAATTGGAATTTTACTTACATCAGGAGTTGTTGATTTATCGTTCTTACAGGCAAACA harbors:
- the gldB gene encoding gliding motility lipoprotein GldB, whose product is MLKNIVGIVLIFSLFACKNDKSTTPDVSKIPIETRVIRFEKLFFESSPEKLPQLKERYPYFFPKQYSDSIWYTRMSDTLQLELYSEVQKVFPDFKEEVDQIESIFKYTKFYFPEFNVPTVVTLTSDVDYQMRTVYADSLLLIALDTYLGSDHRFYQGIQEYIRKSFIKEQLPVNVVEAIGKKLIPYQQERTLLDFMVFYGKQLYLKELLLPEGKPSQYLNYTPQELDWVMENESEIWRYFVERNLLFDTDSKLLNRFITPAPFSKFYLELDNESPGSVGQYVGWQIVRSYMKNNDVPLQVMLHQNSQIIFNKSHYKPKR